A genomic region of Desulfosarcina ovata subsp. ovata contains the following coding sequences:
- a CDS encoding rhodanese-like domain-containing protein has product MIIKHAAKEALVIVLAAVVVAIAVYAIRPDKIGIPVAVRTGSEDADHAAQPAMPSGFSEIALDETKRLFDANAAIFVDARQDVDFDAGHIRGARNLVFADQDRWLPDFLATTDPATVIITYCDGEHCHLAPELADLLFFNGFDHVFYLKNGWTRWRESGFPVE; this is encoded by the coding sequence ATGATAATCAAACACGCTGCCAAAGAGGCATTGGTGATCGTTCTGGCTGCCGTGGTGGTCGCCATTGCGGTGTATGCCATCCGGCCGGATAAAATCGGAATCCCGGTGGCCGTCCGGACCGGTAGCGAGGACGCCGATCACGCTGCCCAGCCGGCCATGCCATCCGGTTTCTCTGAAATTGCTCTTGATGAGACGAAGCGGCTGTTCGATGCGAATGCGGCTATTTTTGTCGATGCCCGGCAGGATGTGGATTTTGACGCCGGGCATATCCGTGGTGCGCGCAATCTGGTGTTTGCCGATCAGGACCGCTGGCTGCCGGACTTCCTTGCCACCACCGATCCGGCGACTGTGATCATCACCTATTGTGACGGCGAGCACTGCCATCTCGCGCCGGAGCTTGCGGATCTTCTCTTTTTCAACGGATTCGATCATGTCTTTTACTTGAAAAATGGCTGGACACGCTGGCGGGAAAGCGGGTTTCCGGTGGAATAG
- a CDS encoding HEAT repeat domain-containing protein, which produces MTQVNAKDFIEELRFDIREKDMIKAKLVLSKIESVDDSIRKLALFELNRADDQFAIPLIVSLIAEYRNLARTYPQLREILYAKALYHPQMLLSMLTRESRREDRVVLVEVAGEMRLEGAASQLMGILNEDGDEVVIKAVVMALGMIGETAATTAISEYLYSGSLELTIAAIYALGQLASPTAFQRLSEKLGADPDLDIMILDVFATDQSPAAIDRLNEVLSSHYAHLRNATKQRLREMGGKAVPSLIGNLLHDDPDLLIHTLNVLGEIGDESAIVPIRKLLHNEPKNANVRFAAYEALGMLPVEKGAFALAQGLADPVQNVRAAAAAAIDRNYNTMLAAGLKNMVRSGGIETRQVTEAVLNGGCDAIFLDLLEEKSFQACALDFLGTTVHPDVRSRFVDLMRKNGHDALVARIGDTNGNTPSAALTVFAVDDSKMILNIYRGALHSLGCAPRLFEFPAEAVKAVTMDKPDVIFTDLNMPEINGIELIREVRRHYDKTDLPIIMVTTQNETQDNDAATEAGVNKILHKPFTAENLGNALNALGIIPPKTEKKDDHKAVG; this is translated from the coding sequence ATGACACAGGTCAACGCCAAGGATTTTATCGAGGAGCTGCGTTTCGATATCCGCGAAAAGGATATGATCAAGGCCAAATTGGTTCTATCCAAAATCGAGTCCGTGGATGACAGTATCCGCAAACTGGCCCTGTTCGAACTCAACCGGGCGGATGACCAGTTTGCCATCCCCCTGATCGTGAGTCTGATTGCCGAGTACCGCAACCTGGCCCGAACCTATCCCCAGCTGCGCGAGATCCTGTACGCCAAGGCACTCTACCACCCGCAAATGCTGCTTTCCATGCTGACGCGGGAATCACGCCGTGAAGACCGTGTGGTGCTGGTGGAGGTGGCCGGAGAAATGCGTCTTGAGGGAGCCGCTTCCCAATTGATGGGAATTCTCAATGAAGACGGCGATGAAGTCGTTATCAAAGCGGTGGTCATGGCATTGGGAATGATCGGCGAGACCGCCGCCACCACCGCCATCTCCGAATATCTCTATTCCGGCAGTCTGGAATTGACCATCGCCGCCATTTATGCCCTGGGCCAGTTGGCCAGTCCCACGGCATTTCAGCGCCTTTCCGAAAAGCTGGGTGCCGACCCGGACCTGGACATCATGATCCTCGACGTATTTGCCACGGATCAGAGTCCGGCGGCCATCGACCGCCTCAACGAAGTGCTCTCATCCCATTATGCCCACCTGCGCAATGCCACCAAACAACGGCTCAGAGAAATGGGTGGCAAAGCCGTGCCCAGCCTGATCGGCAACCTGCTGCACGATGATCCGGACCTGCTTATCCATACCCTCAATGTGCTGGGGGAAATCGGCGACGAAAGCGCCATTGTACCGATCCGTAAGCTGCTGCACAATGAACCGAAAAATGCCAATGTCCGCTTCGCCGCCTATGAGGCCCTGGGAATGCTGCCCGTGGAAAAAGGTGCCTTTGCCCTGGCTCAGGGCCTGGCCGACCCGGTCCAAAATGTCCGCGCGGCGGCGGCGGCGGCCATCGACCGGAACTATAACACGATGCTGGCCGCCGGATTGAAAAACATGGTCCGTTCGGGAGGCATCGAAACCCGTCAGGTGACCGAAGCGGTACTCAATGGCGGTTGTGACGCTATTTTTCTGGATCTTCTGGAAGAAAAATCGTTTCAGGCCTGCGCACTGGACTTTCTGGGCACCACGGTTCATCCGGACGTACGCAGTCGTTTTGTGGACCTGATGCGCAAAAACGGCCATGATGCACTGGTTGCCCGGATCGGTGATACCAATGGAAACACACCCTCAGCGGCATTGACGGTCTTTGCCGTTGACGATTCAAAAATGATCCTGAACATCTATCGCGGCGCACTGCACAGCCTGGGCTGCGCGCCCCGACTGTTTGAATTTCCCGCCGAGGCCGTGAAAGCCGTAACCATGGACAAACCGGATGTGATTTTCACCGATCTGAACATGCCGGAAATTAACGGCATCGAGCTCATCCGGGAAGTGCGTCGGCATTACGACAAAACAGATCTACCGATCATCATGGTCACCACGCAAAACGAAACCCAGGACAACGATGCCGCGACCGAGGCCGGCGTCAATAAAATCTTGCACAAACCCTTTACGGCAGAGAACTTGGGGAATGCGTTGAACGCGCTGGGGATCATCCCGCCAAAAACCGAGAAGAAAGATGACCACAAGGCCGTCGGTTGA
- the rsxC gene encoding electron transport complex subunit RsxC translates to MALKLEGYEGNGTFSHGIHPPERKSISKDAAIRVMPTPDTVVLSLHQNIGGPCEPLVKPRKKVAWGELIGKGKGFVSTTLHASIPGVVQRPIRVTLANGRHMDTMPIKAEGDIPTDQDLWDEIFGGEWPTTGLDAYDPAQISQDISAAGLVGMGGAAFPTHVKIMPNDKKPVHTLIVNGCECEPYLTSDYRLMMEAPEPIITGALLAARSLGAGRIAIGVEDNKMAAVETLKRVAAGTGIEIAVLKTKYPQGSEKHLIQSVIKRQVPLGGLPSDVGVAVSNVGTMAAVARAVIHKKPLTHRVISVTGGGIANPRNVLAPIGVSFGELIDFCGGLKSSAARLVAGGPMMGFAFTNPDTPVTKGTSGLTVMSREEVRAGEETHCVRCGKCVDVCPMRLVPTKIAMAARYQDIALSLRYNIMACFECGSCAYTCPAHIPLVQLIRSGKARIAAMDRK, encoded by the coding sequence ATGGCACTGAAACTCGAAGGTTACGAGGGGAACGGCACTTTCTCCCATGGCATCCATCCACCGGAGCGCAAATCCATATCCAAGGATGCTGCCATACGGGTGATGCCTACTCCGGACACGGTAGTGCTTTCCCTGCACCAGAACATCGGCGGCCCCTGTGAGCCCTTGGTAAAACCCCGCAAAAAAGTCGCCTGGGGAGAGTTGATCGGCAAGGGCAAAGGTTTTGTATCAACGACCCTGCACGCCTCGATCCCCGGCGTCGTCCAGCGGCCCATACGCGTCACCCTGGCCAATGGCCGGCACATGGACACCATGCCCATCAAGGCCGAAGGCGATATCCCCACCGACCAGGATCTTTGGGACGAAATTTTTGGCGGCGAGTGGCCGACAACGGGTTTGGATGCCTATGATCCAGCCCAGATCAGCCAGGATATCAGCGCCGCCGGTCTCGTCGGCATGGGCGGGGCGGCCTTTCCCACCCACGTCAAAATCATGCCCAACGACAAAAAGCCGGTCCACACTCTGATCGTCAATGGATGTGAATGCGAGCCGTATCTGACGTCCGACTATCGGCTGATGATGGAAGCACCGGAACCGATCATCACCGGCGCGCTGTTAGCGGCACGATCCCTGGGGGCCGGGCGAATCGCCATCGGTGTGGAAGACAACAAAATGGCGGCCGTGGAGACGCTGAAAAGAGTGGCTGCCGGCACGGGCATCGAAATCGCCGTACTCAAGACCAAATACCCCCAGGGAAGTGAGAAGCACCTGATTCAGTCCGTCATCAAACGGCAGGTGCCCTTGGGCGGTCTGCCTTCGGATGTGGGCGTAGCCGTCAGCAATGTGGGCACCATGGCGGCCGTGGCCCGCGCCGTGATCCACAAAAAACCGTTGACCCACCGCGTGATCAGCGTGACCGGCGGCGGCATCGCCAATCCCCGCAACGTCCTGGCCCCCATTGGCGTCTCCTTCGGTGAATTGATCGACTTCTGCGGCGGCCTGAAATCCAGCGCGGCCCGGCTGGTGGCCGGCGGCCCCATGATGGGATTCGCCTTCACCAACCCCGACACCCCGGTGACTAAGGGAACCAGCGGCCTGACCGTCATGTCCCGTGAAGAGGTCAGGGCCGGCGAAGAGACCCATTGCGTCCGTTGCGGCAAATGCGTGGATGTTTGTCCGATGCGTCTGGTACCCACCAAAATCGCCATGGCGGCCAGATACCAGGACATCGCCCTGTCCCTTCGATACAACATCATGGCCTGCTTCGAATGCGGCAGCTGTGCCTATACCTGTCCGGCCCATATCCCCCTGGTCCAGCTGATCCGGTCGGGGAAGGCGCGCATAGCGGCGATGGATCGGAAATGA
- a CDS encoding universal stress protein, translating into MQETAPPNKILIAVDGSEQSLNAINYAANLFPTDRTHFVLFNVQTQLFDLFSDLGAYPHFKRSMTGLKRWTTEQKSEICETLDNIVAHFRSKGFPEEAISTMTPTKMLGVAQDIVKESYNGYEAIIVGRTGTSRFKDWVLKSTAMKLVAKVKHIPIIVVGGHPDAKNMLVAFNGSHEAMKGVAYAGSLVGRSDHRLQLYSMINAEKKFWEGSSPVYIPADFNGPIDTGSFELGQQLGEARQRLVDAGLAPEQISAKISVVDRERGYRIVEEARGNDYGSVVISRRELITFIDEYFIGRVSDKVLKLADELALWII; encoded by the coding sequence GTGCAGGAAACCGCTCCCCCCAACAAAATTCTCATCGCGGTTGATGGTAGTGAGCAGTCGTTAAACGCCATCAATTATGCAGCGAACCTTTTTCCGACGGATCGAACCCATTTCGTCCTCTTCAACGTTCAGACGCAGCTGTTCGACCTTTTTTCCGATTTGGGTGCCTATCCCCACTTCAAACGTAGCATGACCGGCCTGAAGCGCTGGACCACCGAGCAGAAATCGGAAATCTGCGAAACGCTGGACAACATTGTTGCCCACTTTCGCAGCAAGGGATTCCCAGAGGAGGCCATTTCCACCATGACCCCCACAAAGATGCTGGGGGTGGCCCAGGATATCGTCAAGGAATCCTATAACGGTTATGAGGCCATCATCGTCGGAAGGACCGGCACCAGCCGGTTCAAGGATTGGGTGCTCAAGAGCACGGCCATGAAACTGGTGGCCAAAGTCAAGCATATTCCAATTATCGTGGTGGGTGGGCATCCGGATGCAAAGAACATGCTTGTCGCCTTCAATGGCAGCCATGAGGCCATGAAAGGGGTGGCGTATGCGGGCTCTCTTGTCGGCCGTTCGGACCACCGGCTGCAATTGTACAGCATGATCAATGCGGAAAAGAAATTCTGGGAGGGCAGTTCACCGGTTTACATCCCTGCCGATTTTAATGGGCCCATTGACACCGGATCGTTTGAACTCGGACAGCAACTGGGTGAAGCGCGACAACGGCTGGTGGACGCGGGATTGGCCCCGGAGCAGATTTCTGCAAAGATTTCCGTCGTCGATCGAGAGCGAGGCTATCGCATCGTCGAGGAGGCCAGGGGAAACGATTACGGTAGTGTTGTCATCAGTCGTCGTGAGTTGATCACCTTCATTGACGAATATTTTATCGGCCGGGTCAGTGACAAAGTGCTGAAGCTGGCCGATGAATTGGCGCTCTGGATCATTTAA